The DNA window CTCCACAACTTGTTTTAGTCCTGTGTACAGTCTTTCTCCATACTTGTGCAGCACCATAGTATAAGCATTTCTGTAGAGTTCCTCGAAGCTGAGGCCAGAGTTATTTTTCCTCTGTATTTCCTGAATAGCCTTCTTCAACATTTCCCATACTTGTGTGACGTATTTCTCGTCCATTGCCGCAGGGAAACTACGTATCCGCATACGACTACTCGATCCTGACGTCTGTGGCCGCGTACCCGACATTGAACTCAAACGTGGGTAATTATAAcctaaattaaataatagtaGCATTACAAAGTTGAATTATGCAGCAGAAACAAATTTCCACCTTCGAACAGCATGAACTAAACTTTGAGATATTCACGGCGGGAACTGATCgactaacagaaaaaaaaaacacatagaaaataatgttttaattCGTGCTTTGTACATACAACAATGATGAGAACTTTCTTTAACAAATTTTTTCGTGTCAGCCCTTCTTTTTAACTGTAGCTGATGATGAAGACGCTCCGCTAGATGCTCCTTTCTTTGCTGCTGCTATACTGTCCATATGCTTCCTCTGGTCCTCTGCTTAAAGAGCTTCATTCGAGGGaggaaaaacaagcaaaacagTTTCAGAAACGTAGCGAAATGTGACTGACCTATTTTTTCGTATCGGCAACATCGAGGATAGTTCACCGTAAGCAATTTCGGGTGCAGAAGAGTTGCTGGAatgatgaaattaaaaaaaagaagacaaaaatgaagaaaaagttctaCTTGAACACTCACCAACTTCATCAATTCCAAAGTTTAAAATCAATTGTTCATAACTGGAAGGGTTTTGAAAGTCCTTTCGTGCTTGGACAGAAACATTTACGTCAATGCCAGCTGCCTTCCGTTCAAAATGTTTGTAAAAAATCTCCTTAAAAGCAAGTAACTAGAACAAATGAAACTCAAAGAGTAGCTAAAATAGAATACAAAGGACACACCACCAATTCTGGGTCGCACTCGGTAGTTGGTGCTGGTGGTATATTAACTTCTTGATGAGGTGGTGTGTCGACTCTCTGTaaagaaaaagcaatgaaAGCAATGAGGTTaacggcagcataccacgaatctgacgtggtgggGAAATCCGCggggaaagctagagatgggttgtagattgcgggatcaggaaGCGTGAAGTGAAGCGTTGCAACTGGAATCATCGCAAAAACGGATTTTATTTTACGCCGTTTTTCTAATAAGATTAGgaggagatgagcggaacacCCCTGATCTCGCAATGTACCCGTATAGATATTTGTTCatcagaaatccataccaagtgagattcgtggagtgatgccttgaAATTTCACAAACACAAATTGCATAACGGAAAAAGGGAAGGGAGTCAAAAACGTTAGAACCGGTGCAAcaaaaagtttaaaataaaACCATGACCTATATCGCTCACAAAAGTAAAAGATTTTTGCcgcttcctcttttttaaagagaacaCTCCACAACTATGAAAAAGGACTTCACTTCTAGCATTTTTCACTATATCCTACCTTTGAATCAATCTCATGATCTACTCCATGTAATGGGCTGTCATATGGGCGTGGCGTCCAACCGCCAGATCCCGTGGATCCTCCGTCTTCGATCTGTATTTGAAAATGTTACCATCATTATGAAGCAAAAATGTTTAGCAAACAATGGCGACAAATAACAGTAATGACAGAACTGTAGTCGTCCGGAAATACCCACCAATTTACACCATGAATCAATGTcacgaagaaatagaagaaagaagacaaaaaatacAGCGTCAAGTATTCAAAAGAGTGAGGAGTTCACCTGTTTCATGGCATTGCGGCCATCCTCGAGAGCCATATCTATGAGCCGCTCATTTTCGTCATCGGTTTCGCTGTCCTGGAGAGGAAACcttcacaaaacaaaacaaaaagattttaaagagaatttttaGTTCTCTGTTGAGACTTGAAATATTAAATGCTATAAATGAGAGTAAGAAAGAAGCTAAAAAGAGCCAAgaaacctagaaaaaaaacaaaagaaaagcttTTGCGTGGAGAAAATCAGTCAATCCATGATGGGGAAGAGGATAACGTAGAACATAAGTCTAAAACAACTTCTAAACTGAATTTGCGTGCATAGATGCGATACTcgaagccggtgctccgaccccccccccctcaacttttgaacggttggggaaaggacctccttcacttctaAACTATTGGCGAAATtatctccttcacttttggacggctatCGAGAGGACCCcattcacttgagctgcacccacttcacctgaggagggtccggcttctccctatcgcacctatgtttgCGGGAAAACTTATTTCTTATCTCACTACCAATTCCCCAGTCGCGAATGCTAAAGATAAACTCAAAAACTTCACTAATAGCAGCCAATAACGTTTTTACCGAAGATAAAGAATATGTAATGCACAGCAgcaagaagaaagtgaaaaaggtACCTGGCTGACTCTTTCCGGCGGCCGAGGTTCCACCATTCCTGATGGTGGTGACGCTGGTCGCGAAACGTTTTCAGCTGCACGATCGGCTACAAaatgtagttctttttttgttaaaaaaaaacatttttcacgATGAAGCAGTACCTCTTTCAAAAGCATCTTCCTTCTCATCTTCGGCACCACTGTATGAGACAAGGGAAACAGCTGATGAAACCTGAACGCCCATTTCTATTACGTATACTACGAAAGAGATATAAAGAGAAATTAGATAACACTAATAGCTAGGAATAAGTTTGAAAACAGTTTGAAGCAAGGATGTGAAAGTATTACAGTAACATACTTGAGGTATTTTGCTTGTTGGGGTAGGAAGAGATGGTGATGGAGAATGGTCCACTTTCCTCTTCGGTGGTGGTGGTTCCCGAAATTCTGCGGTATCGCTATGATCGCTGTGATCACTAAACGAAGAGTAACGACGTGGCTCATCGAACATCATGTCGCCGTCTGAAAACTGAATCTTGACTAgtcttcagaaaaagaaaacgagaagTTGGGTgattttaaaattgatttgaaaaagagagaagataaaagagaaacaaagcGAAATAAAAATCCGTCAAGCTTCTTTATGTATGTGGAAAGTACCTCCGGGGTAAAATGTAATTCGGGAGGGAGAGgtactcagtggcgcccttattccTGAAATATATAAATCAGTGGGGGCCTAAGACATAAACATTGGTctcagaggatctatgacatgtaagctaaagttacttatagaaaaaagtaagagctcatagagcttccagaaataagggcgccactgtgTGCCCACCCTTTCTTCAACTATATTTTCCCCCACCATAGAACATAGAATCAATGTTTCAGAAATTCATTTTGAAGTGAACAGGTTGTTTCTCGTCTCTCGATTGCTATGCATCAGTACTACttcataaaaagaataaaaaaaggtgttGAAAAGTTGGtaaatgagatgaaaaaaagattatgtGAAAAAACAATCTTATTTTACACAGACTCAATATTACGCCGTTCAATGTTTGATTAAAGAGTTGCGGGAAATTTACAGGCAATTGGGGTGCAACTATGAGGAATTAGTGAAACGAAGAACTATTAATTCTCTTCCACGCTGCATTTTAAGAAGAACGAAGTGTTCATACAAAACTGTCATGTAAAACAGAGGTACAGATGAAAGAGAAACACTCACCATCAAACATCATATCAGAATCCCTTCTTGGTCTCGGTGAAACATCAGGACTTTTATGATGCGGGGATGAATGCGTGCTGTTGTGTTGGGAATTAGTGGAACTAGCTACTTCAGCTAAAATAACAATCTAGATGTAgatgaacttttcaaaattactgATTAAAAAGCGAATGAATGACGATAACGGAGATTTTGAAAACATACCTGGCTCACGTTCAACCACAAATGAACGTCGTCGCGGTGATTCTTCGTCGCTTTCATCCCCGTAGTCTGCCAAAGTATTCATCTAGAACTGATATCAAATACTGGCTCTGCAAATGACTACTTTTcgacttgaaaaaagaacaaaaagggaTGTGCGCGAAAAGAAATAAGCAGGAAGAGAGGATCCTGAggaaaacgaatagaaataaCTGGAAATAACCCTCAAATCCTAGTCTATAATAACACGCACAACAAACAAGGGAGGAATGTACGTAAAAAATCGAACAAGAAAGGCATTTTTGACTACACCAACAGATAATAATGGATCACAAGGTGGATCTTATCGACCTCGCACTACCGTAGCCCACCCGAACGTAGGTGTAAATTATAATTTGTGGTGTGTGGGCTGCGGAAAAACACTCTACACGACGAATTTCCAGTAAGATGAAGTGAACCGTCTCACCGTGTTTCGCCCAAGTTTATGTGTCAATTACAATAAGGGTTGTGTGGACAATACCCTACTCAATGAACTGGACCTAATCAGAGACGATATTGCTGTACTTGTATATCTTAAGATATTGGAGATTATGGTAATTGTCAATGGAATTAAatgtattttccttttttcatcctcATGACGCTGGAAACTACGCTGTAACTACTCATTGTAGTGATTTCAGGAAGAGAAATTCAAGGTGGATACGCGCTCTGCGgggaaaacatgaaaaagaatgaGTAGAATCTCTTTGCTGTGCGTTTGTACTGGAAGCGAAGAACATCGAACGTTTCCAACCAAGGAAAACCGCCTATGAACGAAAGAATACATGACTGAGAGTAGGGGTACATTTACTTAGTGAACTTTAATGGCTACTAAATTGAACCGTAGAAGCACAAGGAACTGATCCAATACACTGTCGCTGCCCACGCTGGTCATTTGAGAAGACATATTGTTGAATGTACAAtgtttcttagaaatttttgtGGCGTATTTAATGTAAATCAACATATTTACAACAATTCTGCTTCGTAGCTTTCCTAGTGCTTTTTCTTtacgtttttctgttttacgTGCGGAAGCAGAATAGGAGTCTGATCGttaaatgttgttgttgttcgcGGTGACCCTACTTCTACTAAATGCTAGCAGGTATTTGAGTATGTGCTTTGACACGTAGGGGCAATATAACTTGCACAGTCATATGGCAGAAGTTGCCCCGAAAATTGTAAAAAGGTGGTGTTGTCCAGCACACTcaaaaaatagtaaacaagATCAACCCAAATAAGTGTAATCCCCAGAGGGGGTGTggaatttttcgacttttcgtTTCGTCAGGTTGACCTGCTGGACATTGTCAAGCTGAGGTATTCGGTTCATTCGGTGACGACAAGCAGTTGACTCGAGACGCCAAGTCTCGCAAACTATGAAACAGTGATGAATGGATGGGTTGCGTGCGAGCTCGTGGAGTTGGGCCGAGTTATGCTCAAGAAGGACGCGACTTGGCAAAGATGCGAGCAACCGCATCAGACGACAATACCACCATCATGCGATAACAGCAGCCCGCCCAATTACTAAATGAGTCAGGTGTGGAAGCAGAGAGGGGAGAAGGAATTCCCAACGAGATTTATGAACACACACTCGAAGCTCACTATCCAAGACCACACAACTACGTACTTGTGCTGCAGTAGTTCACTGGCGACTTCTTCTCACCATCGCTCTCTCAAATGCTCCACAAAAGCGTTGTCAAAGACTGCAAAAGTTTCACTTATGTAGAAGAAAATCACACCAGTGATTTTCTTCTACATAAGTGAAACTTCAATAACTAAACTTCGCAGAAATCTTACAAGTGTTGCAACGTAGTGGCGGAATTCAGTTCAGCTCAGTTCTGTCATTAACATTTCGAACATGCCGCCGGCGACATAAGAAGACCCGACCAGCATATTCGATAAGGACAAAAGCTTGGCTCGACAGATTGCGGCATCTTGGCATGTAAAGGGAGCTACGTCCTTGTTGTGTAGTCGGGCCAAACCGACATGAAGTTCGGTATAGTTCTGACATCTGACAGGTGGGGACGTAGCTCCCTTCACATCCTTAAGTTGCGCAAACGGGTGCGCTAGAAGAGGAGCGGTGGAGCTACCGACTGGGATAAGGTGGGGCAATTGgaaactgcaacgatgagtgGTGTTAACATGTGTCCCCGCTCGATACTAAGTGCACCGCTTGACTTCTCGACCGAGCAATGAACCGCCTAACCAAAAAAAcgcttcaggtcattttgaacCAACTATACCACGTGAAGGGTCATATATCCAACGTACAAGATCGAACCGCCTAATCGTAAAAGGTGATGTATTTCTGCAATTTACACAGCGCAAAATACACCCCCcccgggggggggggaaaaggggggggggttaacaaaaaaaattttgttgtgggaaaaaaaaaagggggaaaagCTGTACACAAGTGGTATGGTTACGCATTTGCGGCAACAACAACACCACGACGTAAAGGAAATCCCAGTACCCCAGAACCACATGTCGTTGATTAACAACTGTTTATGCAAAATAGTCAACATCAGGGCATCTTGCATAGTCATTTATGTGAGTGGCAGAGCACAGGAAGGTGCCTTCCTCCAATGGAAGCCGGCTTCACCCATGGTGCAGATAAGCACAGCTTTGCTCTTTTCGTGTCCCTGTGTACGTGTAGCttcggcttctctcgaggcgcttcggtggaacgtagtggctaCGGgcggtgaaacccttgctggtgCCACCcctcgctgcagtttgcgacggtcccaactcggttccaactgctgcctccgccGCGCCGttccgagcgcgtacgcaaatgcaccgcaactacactcgtaattcacgtcgttttgaccctactataagcATTTGAGTAAGAAATAACCGTGATGCTCAAAAAGGTaaaaagaaactcaaaaaaaactactaaaaaaagACTATATTCCATTGTGAGGAAGCGGGGGCTGGGTATCTTCGCGATAGAACCTCCGTGCTACCTCCGCACACGGAAGGGAAGTCAAGTTCTGCTTAGTTGCACTGCAATGCTACGGTCGTAGTCAGCTTCAAACGCCTGGGAAAAGCTACGCTTTGGTGGCAACCGCTCATGTCAAATTGCCCAATAaatcatgtcattttgaccctattgCTACTTCCCACCAAGAAAGTATGAACTCTATGAATTACATAATACATGGTTGTTTCTGTGCGATGATTGTGTTGTCTTAGAGGTTCGAACATATCTGCGGATGTCTCGATTTCAGCCGCCGCATTCTTATTTCCCGTCGCGACAGTTACGCTAATAATTTGGCAATGTACGCCTGGAAATCGTAATGCCATACGAAAAGGAGGAAGGCAAGCAAAGTAAATTCCTCAAGTTAGAAATAGCGTAAATGCCCTGACATCTATGTCTTACAAACAATTTGATTCTAGAAAAGTGCTTAGGGATGCTCctgaagaaaatcaagaagagGATCAAAATGATCAAGAAAGAGATGAGAAACAAAGTATACCACCTGGTATGTGTATTCCGTTGACAACAAGTCAACGTTCTCAATTCGCAGAATACGCAGATACTTTGCTTCAGAACTGCCTCGATCGCGGCCAAGCAAACAGAGACCAATTCACGAGAAAGCAAAGCAGGAAGACGAGGAAATCCCTTTAGAAGAGAGGTAAGGCTAAGAGAAACCGTGTGTGTCTAGTCGCTGTCTAGAGCAACTTGTGGCGTCATCTCTGGTCTATATGACGATTAGAAGCCCAACCACTACTTCTGAAATGAAGGATATGCCAGGATCTTCGCGCCTGTAGATACTtctcggttaaaggcatcaccccacgaatctggggtggtgcggatttcaggtggagagttcctatacagggaagtagattatggagaggagagtgattccgtccatttcttcgtaattgccgtaaaaaaacggcccggaaaatagcgcgccgaaacgctcgtagccgtatcttccgggccgttttttgctgcaattaggaagaaatagacggaatcacccttctctccataatctacaactccgtataggcataacccacctgaaacccgtaccaccccagattcgtggggtgatgcctttaactatggCTCTACTCAAAACATATGAAAGATGAACGATGAAAGGACCTGAGGTCTgatgcacttgcgtaagcatttgcgttcgaagcggcgcagtggaacTGGCGTCCGTGATTGAAGTGAGACCCTAGTAAACTGGAGCGATTAGTGAGGCTAACAAGCCCCCTTCCCTCCCACCATGATCCTAACAGCACTGCTTCAAGTGTatccgcttatgcaactgcgccGCGCTTCACTTCGTTTTCACACGAGTATAACTACTAAAATGAAGTAAACtgtagttgagtcaaaacgacatgaagcacacacagttgcgcaagcgacagcgctcgaagcggcgcggtggagcgtggtgGTTGGGATCGTGCACGGATTCTCACTACCGCCACcaatctctgcagttcgccatggtccacctcgattccaaccgctgtctccaccccatcgcatcgagcgcagccccttacgcaactgtctgtgcttcatgtcattttgacccaactatacataAAATTAGAAGCATGTACGCATCAAAGTGCGAACAAGTTTAACCACTCTTTTTAGCGGGAATGAAGAAGTAGGAGCATCTGAGTAAGGAAAATATTAAATGAGTTGGACCAAAAAATGAACGTTTTACAGAgccgaagaacagttgagaaACAGCGGTTCATTTGAGAAGGATGTCGCTGGAACTCAAAAGTCTTCTAtgtgagatgttttttttttctatagattTTATAGTTTGAATAAAAAGTGGGGAATAGCCGAAGCGTTGTAGAAAGGGAAATATAGTTCGACCGCGGCGCGTCCGGTGCAATTCCGCTGCTCAGCGCGCGCTCCCTTTGTTCTCTACATTGTTCCGGTCGAGCTCATGTCGCAGATGATGTCGACATGATCGCATGTCGTGGTCCTTTCAAACTCAGATGTTGACATCCACAAattatagtcaggtcaaaacgacatgaaacacgagtgtggTCACGGTCCATTTGCGTGCGCGCTCGAAacgcgcggtggaggcagcactTGGAACTGAgctgggaccgtcgcaaactgcagcgattggTGGTTTCAGCAAGAATTTCGtcacgctccaccgctccgcaattgcgtacgtgcttcatgtcattttgaccctactacaggCAAAATAAGGAAAAGCCAAACAAATTGGTTGAGGTATAATGAAATCaagtgaaaagagaaaaatagcaGTTGCGTGttggaattttctcaaaattcttgATATCAATTTCTCGCATACTGTTGCAGAATATCAATACTCTCAAGGAGTGATAAAAAACGAAGTTCTTCTGAGCcccaaaaatcaaaagtacGGATACAAACGGCCAGGCCTGTCTCAGTAAACCGGAGGTATGAATATTTGATTTCCTCTGCAACAACTCCTTTTTAACGTTGCCACTGCCTGGAAATGGTCCAGAAACTTAGGAACGAAAAGCTAAAAACTGCAAAACGCATAATATATGTGATTCAGGTCGAGGGAAATTGTCATACATAGCAGAAAAACACCGCCTGCAGTCAAAAAAGAGTCAAAAAAGGGGTCAAGTCGATCTACAAGGTAGAAAAaagtggctttttttttctcgaaatggACGAGTTCCCCACTGTTGATTATTTCCAGCTcctcacaaaagaaaaagaaaacgaccAGAATAAGCAAAGCGAAACAAAAAGCGAATACATCGGATAGGTAACatataatagggtcaaaacgaaagaaagcacggtacagttgcgtgagcaactgcactcgaagcggtacggtagAGCGTGGCGGTTAGCATCAAGAgaggacccttgctaacactactcttcgctgcagtttgtcatggtcccacctcgattccaagcgctgcctccgccgcgccgcttcgagcgcaaccgcttgcgcaactgcgccgtgcaTCGTGTCGTTTTATCTGACTATACACAGTAGGAAATCACATCACATGGTATTGGGCAGTAGCCCTTGGatattgtaaaattagaaatgagCGTCTTGGAACGCAAAAAAGACGTTTGCAAAGACAAAAACATCGATACAGAGgcgtttttgaataaattggATGAGAGTTGTTTCAGGGAGGAAGACTCCTGCAAAACTGCTAAGTCAGGATTTTCACTGAGATCCTTgtgagattgtttttttttcctagttttcttagaaaatttcaaaaatttgtttgataAATGTATTTGAGCCACTTCGTGAAAATTTCGACATTTACGTCATATCACGCATTTCTAGTTGATTCTCAGATTCTGTTCTACAGCATACATTTTTTACAGAATTTTTCGCAGcagtagaaagaagaaaaaagggagcAGAAAAGGAAGCGTTAGACAGGGGTATGATTTTGCATGTAGATTTAGCATTTAACcaaccagaaaaaagaaaaattaagctcggaaaggaagcaaaagaagaaaacccaGTCCGAAAGGTTCTATCCAAAGTTGAAAAACGCATCAAGGTCATCTAAGTGGGCATCTTCGTCTTCAAGAAGTAAAGGTTTAACCGCTATAAGATTGGAGAGGCGTTTACGAAGGATGGGAAAAGATGCCGTGGAAGACagtgaaagggaaaaaagcgTCGAAGAAACCCAAGATTCTAAAACAGTAGCAGCAGCCGATGAGGATtctgagaagaagagaagtggAAGCGAAGGAATGAAGTCACCACTAGAAAATATTCcccttctggaagaaaaacaaccagAACATGGAAGCGTTTCTCCTCGAAAAGACGAACAGTTGGATTACGAACCAGTTTCGCCAAAAGaagatcaaaagaaaatcataaacGAGGAGCAACCGGAAAAGAGAGACGTATCAAAAAGCAAAGAGAATTCCTTATTACATGGGTggtgtttgaaagaaaaggagaaatcaacgaaaaagCAGACAAGTTCACGAAGCAGCAATAGCGCATCGGGAATGgtccagaaaaaagagttttcttcGAGGAAATCGAGAAGCCTGAAAAGTAAAGATCGCTCGAAGAAATCGACACGAAGCGGAAGGAACGAACATTCGCCAAAAgttgcaaatatttcaaagggggaagaaaacgaagcatttgtttcagagaataaagaaaaatcaggaGAGAGGAATAGTGCTTCCAAGAAATCAAGCAGTGCAGAGAAGCGAAATAAAGGTTCTAGAAAAAAGCGTCTATCTAGAACTAGCAGCAAATCCTCGACAAACAAAGACACATTTTCAAAGAAGTCGAAAAAACTAAAGGAAAAGCGAGACATTCaaggaaaattgaaagaatccAAGAGTAAAAAATCCTCTTCCGAAAAGACAAAACATTcaagtaaaggaaaaaagtcaaTAAGCGAGCAGTCATCattgaaaaggaagaaaaaggtaGGAAGTAAGGAGGATGAATTGAAAAAGACAGAGAGCATTAGAAGCgatgtggaaaagaaaacaaatctaaAACGGATTGAAGTGTCTAGAAGTGAGAATTCGCTTtcgaaaaagaagatgaaatcaAAAAGTAGTGAAAGCTCCACGAAGTCAAGTAAAAACGGAAATGACAACATTGGGAAGAAGGCTGCGAAAACGAGGAAGTCTGGAGAGTCGAAAAAAGGGGAGTCTTctctaaaaaagaagaaaaaatcggatAGTAAAATAGatctgttgaagaaaaaagaaaagtctgcGAGTGGAAAGAGCTCTAAAAGAGATAAATCaccaaaaaaggaacaagaaTCAgcgggaattaggaaaaaaccaaaaagggAGAGCGATACGTCGGATAAGACCGGTAAATTCGCAAGCCAGATCAAATCGTCGGATCGATCGAAAAAATCGAAGGAGAGTCAAAAGGACCCCAAACCGAAGATGGAGGGAAGAACGAAAGACAACGATCTGAATAGAAGAGTAGAAAAGTCTGGAAATAAGAAGGATCGATCAAGCGCTTCGAAGTCTTATAGTGAATCTTCAAGGAATAAACGTCTGGACGTAAttccgaagaaaataaaatcaacaaGAGGTAGCGAGGATGGAAAGAGTGGAAAGGATATCAAGAGttcatcgaaaaaaagcaaatctcTTGAATCGCccaaaaaatcagagaaatcgcaagaaaaagaagctccTTTGAATTCTAATGGTCGCAAAAAGAGCGAGGATTCTTCGAGAAAGGAtagatttctcaaaaaagttCCCAAGAAATCAGGAGCACTGAAGAGCAACGACGACTTACCAAGGGAGTCTACCGATGCCGTAGCAATTAAAAGTTCGTCGAAAAAAAGTACACCTCTGATAGAGGTTCCGAAAAAATCGACCATAGCGAGAGGGTCAAAGGATAGGAAAGATTCTTCAGGAAGGAATGGATCTCAGAAAAAACCAATCGTATCCGGAGGTTCCAACGAAGGCGAAGATTCTTcaggaaagaaaggatccctgATGAGACCGGACTTAGTGAGAGGTTCAAAAGACGGCAGAGATTCCTCAGAAAAGAGTGGATCGCTCAGGAAACCGAAGACACTGGGAGGTTCTAAAGACGGCaaagatttttcagaaaaaaaagaatccctGAAAAAGCTCCCTATATTGAAGGATtccaaaaacaacaaagatccTTCAGGGAGGGACAGAACTCTGAAGAAATCCGAAGGCAACAAGGGCTCTTCGATGAAGTTCGTAAGTCGTAAAGGCTCTTCGGTGAAGTCTGGGAGTCTAAAGAATGCCAGTGACTCTTCAAAAAAGAGCAGATCTCTTAAGGGGATCCCGAAGAAATCAGAGGATTTGGAACACTCTGATGACGACCAAAAGTCGCTGCAAAGAGGTGGGCGATTAAAAGTGACTTCCAAAAAATCGCAGCTAACGAAAAACGATCACGTTCCATCAGCAAAATCGGCAGATTTCCAAAGAAGAGGAGATTCCACAAACAAAACTACTGTTATTAAAATGACTCGTGAACAACTTTTCAAGATGTCTTCCGTGAAGGAAAGGAACGAATTTAAGAGTAAAGAAGATTCAATGAAGTACTCAAAAGGCCCGACGaaggtagaagaaaaaaatctctcaaaaaaggaaaagcccCTGAGCAGCATGAAAAAAGAGCCCGGAAAAAATGTC is part of the Necator americanus strain Aroian chromosome V, whole genome shotgun sequence genome and encodes:
- a CDS encoding hypothetical protein (NECATOR_CHRV.G18545.T1) yields the protein MEAGFTHGADKHSFALFVSLSAAFLFPVATVTLIIWQCTPGNRNAIRKGGRQAKKVLRDAPEENQEEDQNDQERDEKQSIPPELPRSRPSKQRPIHEKAKQEDEEIPLEERAEEQLRNSGSFEKDVAGTQKSSIISILSRSDKKRSSSEPQKSKVRIQTARPVSVNRRSREIVIHSRKTPPAVKKESKKGSSRSTSSSQKKKKTTRISKAKQKANTSDREEDSCKTAKSGFSLRSLIFRSSRKKKKGSRKGSVRQGSERKQKKKTQSERFYPKLKNASRSSKWASSSSRSKGLTAIRLERRLRRMGKDAVEDSEREKSVEETQDSKTVAAADEDSEKKRSGSEGMKSPLENIPLLEEKQPEHGSVSPRKDEQLDYEPVSPKEDQKKIINEEQPEKRDVSKSKENSLLHGWCLKEKEKSTKKQTSSRSSNSASGMVQKKEFSSRKSRSLKSKDRSKKSTRSGRNEHSPKVANISKGEENEAFVSENKEKSGERNSASKKSSSAEKRNKGSRKKRLSRTSSKSSTNKDTFSKKSKKLKEKRDIQGKLKESKSKKSSSEKTKHSSKGKKSISEQSSLKRKKKVGSKEDELKKTESIRSDVEKKTNLKRIEVSRSENSLSKKKMKSKSSESSTKSSKNGNDNIGKKAAKTRKSGESKKGESSLKKKKKSDSKIDLLKKKEKSASGKSSKRDKSPKKEQESAGIRKKPKRESDTSDKTGKFASQIKSSDRSKKSKESQKDPKPKMEGRTKDNDLNRRVEKSGNKKDRSSASKSYSESSRNKRLDVIPKKIKSTRGSEDGKSGKDIKSSSKKSKSLESPKKSEKSQEKEAPLNSNGRKKSEDSSRKDRFLKKVPKKSGALKSNDDLPRESTDAVAIKSSSKKSTPLIEVPKKSTIARGSKDRKDSSGRNGSQKKPIVSGGSNEGEDSSGKKGSLMRPDLVRGSKDGRDSSEKSGSLRKPKTLGGSKDGKDFSEKKESLKKLPILKDSKNNKDPSGRDRTLKKSEGNKGSSMKFVSRKGSSVKSGSLKNASDSSKKSRSLKGIPKKSEDLEHSDDDQKSLQRGGRLKVTSKKSQLTKNDHVPSAKSADFQRRGDSTNKTTVIKMTREQLFKMSSVKERNEFKSKEDSMKYSKGPTKVEEKNLSKKEKPLSSMKKEPGKNVSAKELTKSKDDSSKGKEMVKGSGNDKTIKKKEHSGEKPADRPTSQVSPKKKQVERSKKGGEKEETPSAKVRSLLKLLDDSERLPAGDDHIDRVGRQEEKIGKKHARYQGAPQKGRELKPEDALKIVQMMSQKERGGPSYERSRDLQDMGERKFMEFKEVNDGAKSSKENIVGNNDDDGSVLLARPEKSARFLPAKKQVPMLRSEYYSSEDGNKADKPGKIKRGQNIMNAIEEPENGKNRKDPNAVEDRGNGKEYGLPFNESKKSLKKFKNARKVDSSSSKKKMKSRKSLKVQKEKGSRKENRNEPDGSSKKIKRRDLEGDSAKIKKPQAEHSDSVKKRKKLRDPENKHGGLSRKHRRNS